One window of Robiginitalea biformata HTCC2501 genomic DNA carries:
- a CDS encoding D-alanyl-D-alanine carboxypeptidase/D-alanyl-D-alanine-endopeptidase produces the protein MGALAILVFLSGCSPVRKVNRHLNNQFQNEAHSNQFTGILLVDATSRDTLFSLNAEKYFTPASNVKLFTLYAALKTLPDRVPALKYARHRDSVYVVGTGDPSALHPDLMDSTALKFIRGFPHVTMVNSNLTDPAWGPGWSWDDFDAYYMPGRSAFPVHGNILRLIGYPDSLHVSPSIFRDSLSPRRGGRARSQLRNVFLRTPSPGDTLDIPLRISGQLERDLWAAFSGRVIVRGDTLPPTPLETLPGMASDSLYAKMMKESDNFIAEQLMLLVSGTQSDTLSFEAARDRVLEEFLPGMPQVPRWVDGSGLSRYNLFTPESVVFLLDKLYREFPEPRLFALLAQGGQDGTLAEWYRDSASPYVFGKTGSLSNNHNLSGYLVTLSGKRVCFSMMNNHFTQPSDVIKENMQELLQWVRENY, from the coding sequence TTGGGAGCCCTGGCAATCCTGGTATTCCTCTCGGGTTGTTCGCCGGTTCGAAAAGTAAACCGGCATCTGAACAATCAATTCCAAAACGAAGCGCACTCCAACCAGTTCACCGGCATCCTCCTGGTGGATGCGACCAGCCGGGACACCCTCTTCTCCCTGAATGCCGAAAAGTATTTTACACCCGCCAGCAACGTGAAGCTATTTACGCTTTACGCCGCCCTGAAAACCCTGCCAGACAGGGTACCCGCCCTCAAATACGCCCGGCACCGCGACAGCGTCTACGTTGTGGGGACGGGCGATCCGTCGGCGCTCCACCCGGATCTGATGGACAGTACAGCCCTGAAGTTTATCCGGGGCTTCCCCCATGTTACGATGGTCAATTCCAACCTCACGGATCCCGCCTGGGGACCGGGTTGGTCCTGGGACGATTTCGACGCGTATTACATGCCGGGCCGGAGCGCCTTCCCGGTTCACGGCAATATCCTGCGCCTGATTGGTTATCCGGACAGTTTGCACGTCTCCCCGTCCATCTTCAGGGACAGTCTTTCCCCCCGCAGAGGCGGACGGGCACGCTCGCAACTGCGGAATGTGTTCCTTCGAACCCCTTCTCCCGGGGATACCCTGGATATCCCGTTGCGGATTTCCGGACAATTGGAGCGGGATCTTTGGGCCGCTTTTTCGGGCCGGGTGATTGTGCGCGGAGATACCCTGCCTCCGACCCCCCTGGAAACCCTTCCCGGCATGGCCTCGGACAGTCTGTACGCCAAAATGATGAAGGAGAGCGACAATTTTATCGCGGAACAACTGATGCTCCTGGTGTCCGGCACACAATCGGATACACTGAGTTTTGAGGCTGCCCGCGACCGGGTACTGGAAGAGTTCCTGCCCGGGATGCCGCAGGTCCCCCGATGGGTGGATGGCTCGGGCCTCAGCCGGTATAATCTCTTTACCCCGGAATCCGTGGTCTTCCTGCTGGACAAACTATACCGGGAGTTCCCGGAACCCCGCTTATTTGCCTTGCTGGCACAGGGCGGACAGGATGGGACCCTGGCGGAATGGTACCGGGACAGCGCGTCGCCGTACGTATTTGGAAAAACGGGGAGCCTGAGCAACAACCACAACCTCAGCGGGTACCTGGTTACCCTCTCAGGCAAACGGGTCTGCTTTTCGATGATGAACAACCACTTTACACAGCCCTCGGATGTCATAAAGGAAAACATGCAGGAACTCCTGCAATGGGTGCGTGAAAATTACTGA
- a CDS encoding NUDIX domain-containing protein, producing MPENDRLRNIRKETLSSAWYTLYRYDFEYRRSDGRWESRQREVYDRGNGAAVLLYDASRRKVLLTRQFRMPTFVNHNPDGLLTEVCAGLLDGADPEAAIRKEILEETGYRVEQLEKILEAYSSPGAVTEILHYYLAAYHPGQKEAEGGGVPEETEDIELLEFGFEEILEKVRNGEIRDAKTLILIQYAALFGPLRPVAREIQ from the coding sequence ATGCCCGAAAACGACAGACTGAGAAATATCCGGAAAGAGACGCTCTCAAGTGCCTGGTATACCCTGTACCGATACGATTTTGAGTACCGGCGTTCGGATGGCAGATGGGAGTCCCGGCAGCGGGAAGTGTACGATAGGGGCAACGGCGCAGCCGTTTTACTGTACGATGCATCCCGGCGGAAAGTACTCCTGACACGGCAATTCCGGATGCCTACTTTTGTAAACCACAACCCGGACGGCCTGCTCACCGAGGTTTGTGCCGGCCTGCTCGACGGGGCGGACCCTGAGGCTGCTATCCGGAAGGAGATCCTGGAGGAAACGGGGTACCGGGTGGAGCAACTGGAAAAAATCCTGGAGGCGTATAGTTCCCCGGGCGCCGTTACCGAAATCCTGCACTATTATCTGGCCGCTTACCACCCCGGGCAAAAGGAGGCGGAAGGCGGTGGCGTTCCCGAGGAAACCGAGGACATCGAATTGCTGGAGTTCGGGTTCGAAGAAATCCTGGAGAAGGTACGAAACGGGGAGATCCGGGATGCCAAAACGCTCATCCTGATCCAGTACGCTGCGCTTTTTGGCCCGTTGCGTCCAGTAGCCCGGGAAATTCAGTAA
- a CDS encoding M81 family metallopeptidase, which produces MNPTRYTLFLLLITLLASCGQNNRSGNEPGTDLPRIAIAGLGIESSTFSPARTEEAAFHPRTGDSVFTRYPFLHTDSVNRKRAEWVPTLVGKALPGGTVTRKAYESLVGQTLKRLEAQKPFDGLFFDIHGAMSVEGMDDPEGDLIYRIREVVGPEVLISTSMDLHGNVSRRLARHTDLITCYRMAPHEDALESKKRAVENLLDRLESGKGKPAYKAWVPVPILLPGEKTSTRVEPGKSLYARVPGVAARDGVVDAAIWIGYAWADEPRNHAVVMVTGDDREQVVSGAEYLAGEFWKVRDEFEFVAPTTDFESALQLALSSEEQPFIISDMGDNPTAGGAGDVTWTLTELLKRREFTTPGGPTLIYASIPGPELIREAVRTGVGGTVSALVGAAVDDRYAPPLLLEGTVTALRKGDQHAGTEAVVKTGNAHVIVTEKRKPYHREEDFTRLGLNPRETDIVVVKIGYLVPELYDMRGGWVMALTPGGVDQDLARLGHQRIIRPMFPLDADMADPDLSARMIPASDNAVPE; this is translated from the coding sequence ATGAATCCAACTCGTTACACCCTGTTTTTACTGCTTATTACATTACTGGCCTCCTGCGGCCAAAACAACCGCTCCGGGAATGAGCCGGGAACCGACCTGCCCCGGATTGCCATTGCAGGACTCGGCATTGAATCGAGCACTTTTTCGCCGGCGCGGACCGAAGAAGCCGCCTTCCACCCCCGCACAGGCGATTCCGTTTTTACCCGATACCCCTTCCTCCATACGGATTCCGTTAACCGGAAACGCGCCGAATGGGTCCCCACCCTGGTGGGGAAGGCCCTTCCCGGCGGGACGGTTACCCGCAAGGCCTACGAATCGCTGGTTGGGCAAACCCTCAAACGACTCGAGGCCCAAAAACCCTTTGACGGGCTTTTCTTTGACATCCACGGTGCCATGAGCGTCGAAGGGATGGATGATCCCGAAGGCGACTTGATATACCGCATCCGGGAGGTGGTGGGCCCTGAAGTCCTGATATCCACCTCGATGGACCTGCACGGAAACGTCTCCCGACGGCTCGCCAGGCATACGGACCTGATTACCTGTTACCGCATGGCGCCGCACGAAGACGCCCTGGAGTCCAAGAAACGCGCTGTGGAAAACTTGCTGGACCGGTTGGAAAGCGGCAAGGGGAAACCCGCTTACAAGGCCTGGGTTCCCGTGCCCATCCTGCTACCCGGGGAGAAGACCAGCACCCGGGTGGAACCCGGAAAGAGCCTGTATGCCAGGGTACCCGGCGTAGCGGCCCGCGACGGGGTGGTGGATGCCGCCATCTGGATCGGCTATGCGTGGGCAGACGAACCCCGGAACCACGCGGTGGTTATGGTAACCGGGGATGACCGGGAACAAGTGGTTTCCGGGGCGGAGTACCTGGCCGGGGAGTTCTGGAAGGTACGTGACGAATTTGAATTTGTGGCCCCCACTACGGACTTTGAAAGCGCATTACAACTGGCCCTTTCCAGCGAAGAACAGCCATTTATTATTAGCGATATGGGAGATAACCCAACCGCCGGGGGCGCCGGGGATGTCACCTGGACGCTTACCGAATTGCTGAAACGCCGGGAATTTACCACTCCGGGAGGGCCGACCCTTATCTACGCTTCCATCCCCGGCCCCGAACTGATTCGGGAAGCCGTTCGCACCGGGGTGGGCGGTACCGTCAGTGCCCTGGTAGGGGCAGCCGTCGATGACCGGTATGCACCTCCCCTCTTGCTGGAGGGAACCGTCACCGCCCTGCGCAAGGGCGACCAGCACGCCGGGACCGAGGCGGTGGTAAAAACCGGGAATGCCCATGTTATCGTTACTGAGAAGCGCAAACCCTACCACCGGGAAGAAGACTTTACCCGACTGGGGCTCAACCCCCGGGAAACGGATATCGTTGTCGTGAAAATTGGTTATCTCGTGCCGGAATTATACGACATGCGAGGCGGCTGGGTAATGGCACTCACGCCTGGTGGGGTGGATCAGGACCTGGCCCGGCTGGGTCATCAACGGATCATCCGGCCCATGTTCCCCCTGGACGCGGATATGGCCGACCCGGATCTGAGCGCCCGGATGATCCCCGCTTCGGACAATGCGGTTCCCGAATAG
- a CDS encoding TIGR00266 family protein, with the protein MQPMNTGNHVVDYEIFGEEMQYVSVELDPNEGVIAEAGSFMMMDPDIRMETIFGDGSKKDTGVLGKIFSAGKRVLTGEGLFMTAFYNGGQGKKKVSFASPYPGKIVPIDLKEKGGRFICQKDAFLCAAKGVSVGIEFSRRLGRGLFGGEGFIMQKLEGDGMAFVHAGGTLARRTLQAGEVLRVDTGCIVGFSQTVDYDIEFVGGIKNTLFGGEGLFFATLRGPGTVYIQSLPFSRLAGRVLAAAPKGGGKDKGEGSILGGLGDLLDGDNRF; encoded by the coding sequence ATGCAACCTATGAATACCGGAAACCACGTAGTAGATTATGAAATATTCGGGGAGGAGATGCAGTATGTGTCGGTGGAACTGGACCCGAACGAAGGGGTCATTGCCGAAGCCGGCAGTTTTATGATGATGGACCCGGACATCCGAATGGAAACCATTTTTGGCGACGGCAGTAAGAAAGATACGGGCGTACTGGGCAAGATATTTTCCGCCGGCAAACGCGTACTTACCGGTGAGGGCCTGTTTATGACGGCCTTCTACAATGGCGGGCAGGGCAAAAAGAAAGTGAGTTTTGCCTCTCCCTACCCGGGAAAGATCGTCCCCATAGACCTGAAGGAAAAAGGCGGCAGGTTTATCTGCCAGAAAGATGCATTCCTCTGCGCCGCCAAGGGCGTTTCCGTGGGTATCGAATTCTCCCGCAGGTTGGGTCGGGGATTGTTTGGGGGCGAGGGTTTTATCATGCAAAAACTCGAAGGGGACGGCATGGCTTTCGTTCATGCAGGAGGAACCCTGGCGCGCCGCACCCTCCAGGCAGGGGAGGTACTACGCGTCGACACCGGTTGTATCGTAGGCTTTTCCCAAACCGTTGACTACGATATCGAATTTGTGGGCGGGATCAAAAATACGCTGTTCGGGGGCGAAGGCCTTTTCTTTGCCACCCTGAGGGGGCCGGGCACTGTCTATATCCAATCCCTGCCATTCAGCCGCCTGGCCGGACGGGTCCTGGCAGCAGCCCCCAAAGGCGGCGGTAAGGACAAAGGGGAGGGCAGCATCCTCGGCGGTCTCGGCGACCTGCTCGACGGCGACAACCGGTTCTGA
- a CDS encoding DUF4442 domain-containing protein — MALSVRSFNRFMFFKLPAAWWCGVRLTALDGNRGEAAVTHRWINQNPFRSMFWAVQGMAAELSTGALVMYHIRKSGLPISMLVLNNRANFSKKATGRIRFECPDGDKVRHAIDQAVTTGKGQTVWMQSVGVNADGVTVSTFNFEWTLKVKS, encoded by the coding sequence ATGGCCTTATCGGTTCGCAGTTTCAACAGATTCATGTTCTTCAAATTACCCGCGGCCTGGTGGTGCGGCGTCCGGCTAACGGCACTGGATGGGAATCGGGGGGAAGCTGCCGTTACCCACCGGTGGATCAACCAGAACCCATTCCGCTCCATGTTCTGGGCGGTACAGGGAATGGCTGCCGAATTGTCTACAGGGGCCCTGGTTATGTATCACATCCGGAAAAGCGGGCTTCCGATTTCCATGCTGGTACTCAACAACCGGGCAAACTTTTCCAAAAAGGCAACGGGCCGCATCCGGTTCGAATGCCCGGACGGCGATAAGGTCCGCCATGCCATCGACCAGGCCGTTACGACCGGGAAGGGGCAAACAGTCTGGATGCAATCGGTGGGAGTGAACGCCGACGGGGTCACGGTGAGCACCTTTAATTTTGAATGGACGCTGAAGGTTAAATCCTGA
- a CDS encoding DUF4870 domain-containing protein: MTESLSKHERNLSALIHGSTLSRFFIPFGQFLVPLVLWLSNRNQHEFVDYNGKQALNFQISMFLYSFLVGAISIPFFVASIPGLFEHGILSWDDHHNFESFHFDFGTGFFDFPFFWWPVGIGGLLAMGLFVVNIVYTILATIRTNEGQYFRYPLTIKFIR, encoded by the coding sequence ATGACAGAATCACTATCAAAACACGAGCGCAACCTGTCTGCGTTAATCCACGGATCCACCCTGTCCCGGTTCTTTATTCCCTTCGGACAGTTCCTGGTTCCCCTGGTGCTCTGGCTCTCCAATCGCAACCAGCACGAATTTGTCGATTACAACGGCAAACAGGCATTGAATTTCCAGATCAGTATGTTCCTCTATTCCTTCCTGGTAGGGGCTATCAGCATCCCGTTCTTTGTGGCCTCAATTCCGGGGCTGTTTGAACACGGCATCCTCTCCTGGGACGACCATCACAATTTTGAATCCTTCCACTTTGACTTCGGGACCGGATTTTTTGACTTCCCGTTTTTCTGGTGGCCTGTCGGCATCGGCGGCTTGCTGGCCATGGGCCTGTTTGTCGTCAATATCGTTTATACGATCCTGGCTACGATCCGCACCAATGAAGGACAGTATTTCAGGTATCCCCTGACCATTAAATTCATTCGCTAA
- a CDS encoding nuclear transport factor 2 family protein yields MKTQTIYRTLPALKTRHILLILAILVGALADAFGQVPEDSDLYRTILDLDQAYFTAYNECDMATQEKLLSDSLEFYHDQGGLSTSKSGILESIEDNICGQVSRSLVPGSVEVHEIKGFGAVEIGLHKFYNNREPNAISKPSRFVTVWKQENDGWKMHRIISLH; encoded by the coding sequence ATGAAAACGCAGACCATCTACCGCACCCTCCCTGCCCTGAAAACCCGGCACATCCTTTTGATCCTGGCCATTTTGGTCGGGGCGCTGGCGGATGCCTTCGGACAGGTCCCCGAAGATTCCGACCTGTACCGGACCATCCTGGACCTGGACCAGGCGTATTTCACCGCCTATAACGAATGCGATATGGCTACCCAGGAGAAACTCCTCAGCGACAGCCTCGAATTCTATCACGACCAGGGCGGGCTGAGCACATCCAAGTCCGGGATCCTGGAGAGTATTGAAGACAATATCTGTGGGCAAGTGTCCCGCAGCCTGGTGCCCGGAAGCGTTGAAGTACATGAAATTAAGGGCTTTGGGGCGGTTGAGATCGGATTACATAAATTTTACAACAACCGGGAACCGAACGCCATATCAAAACCCAGTCGTTTTGTGACCGTGTGGAAACAGGAAAACGACGGCTGGAAAATGCACCGGATCATCAGCCTGCATTAG
- a CDS encoding PadR family transcriptional regulator, with protein MNVENTKAQMRKGVLEYCILSILSGEDKYASEILDTLKDAKMLVVEGTIYPLLTRLKNAGLLSYRWEESTSGPPRKYYGLTETGTIFLKELNTTWDELRTAVNVVTNAKNK; from the coding sequence ATGAATGTAGAAAATACAAAAGCACAAATGCGGAAAGGGGTCCTGGAGTATTGTATCCTCTCCATCCTTAGCGGGGAGGACAAATACGCCTCCGAAATTCTGGATACCCTGAAAGACGCAAAGATGCTGGTGGTGGAAGGGACCATTTACCCCCTGCTCACCCGACTGAAAAATGCGGGGTTGCTTTCCTACCGTTGGGAGGAATCCACCTCGGGCCCGCCCCGGAAATACTACGGTCTCACGGAGACCGGCACCATTTTCCTCAAGGAGCTGAACACCACCTGGGACGAGCTCCGAACCGCCGTCAATGTGGTCACCAACGCAAAAAACAAGTAA
- a CDS encoding PspC domain-containing protein encodes MNKTVNINLANMLFHIDENAYQKLLRYLEAVKRSFAGTAGSDEIIADIEARIAELFYEKMENERQVITQKEVDAVIAIMGQPEDYQVDEDIFEDVPPGTGSAKSRTTRSAKKLYRDIDHKYIGGVCAGLEHYLGLDALWIRLIFIILAVFTGFGFIAYILLWILVPEAATTAQKLDMTGEPVNISNIERKVKEGFDDVAERVRSVDYEKVGSRVKSSGKTFFDTLGDVIMFFFKVIGKFIGILLIIIGAATLIGLFIALFTVGVVDAVQIPGVDLIGLLNSTETPVWIVSLLVFLTVGIPFFFLLYLGLKILVNNLKSIGNIAKFSLLGLWLIAVISLAVLSVKQVAAHAYTESVTTTDTLALASPATDTLRIRFRGGDFDRHSGPVVAGMRIRYDDDDQPLLYSDDVLLDIRKSEDSVATLRLRRDADGRSYEDARQRAGSIRYDYALAGSAIHLDNFFTTDVDNKVRNQEIRLTLFVPEGTHLIFEPSARNYLGRRTQNDRGMYYRDIVRHQWVMGPNGMLVCQDCPEDTGSGQWEDDSRENRIIIDENGVDIDLKDEQDSFKMKIDENGVEIKAQEDGL; translated from the coding sequence ATGAACAAGACTGTAAATATCAATCTGGCCAATATGCTTTTTCATATAGATGAAAACGCATATCAAAAGCTCCTCCGGTACCTGGAAGCTGTCAAGCGTTCCTTTGCCGGCACGGCGGGAAGCGACGAGATCATCGCCGACATCGAGGCGCGGATCGCCGAGCTTTTTTACGAAAAAATGGAAAATGAACGGCAGGTGATCACCCAAAAGGAAGTGGACGCCGTCATCGCCATCATGGGACAACCCGAAGACTACCAGGTGGATGAGGATATTTTTGAGGATGTCCCGCCGGGTACGGGATCCGCCAAAAGCCGCACTACCCGTTCCGCCAAGAAACTCTACCGGGATATCGACCACAAATACATCGGCGGCGTCTGCGCCGGGCTCGAGCACTACCTGGGCCTGGACGCCCTGTGGATCCGCCTGATCTTTATCATCCTGGCCGTCTTTACCGGCTTTGGCTTCATCGCCTATATCCTGCTCTGGATCCTGGTGCCCGAAGCTGCAACTACCGCGCAGAAACTGGATATGACCGGGGAACCCGTGAATATCAGCAATATCGAGCGGAAGGTAAAGGAGGGCTTCGATGACGTTGCAGAACGGGTCCGCAGCGTGGATTACGAAAAAGTGGGTTCCAGGGTGAAAAGCAGTGGAAAGACCTTTTTCGACACGCTGGGCGACGTCATCATGTTTTTCTTTAAGGTAATCGGCAAATTTATCGGGATCCTGCTGATCATTATCGGGGCTGCCACCCTGATCGGGCTGTTTATCGCCCTTTTCACCGTTGGGGTGGTGGATGCGGTCCAGATTCCGGGCGTCGACCTGATCGGGTTGCTCAACTCCACGGAAACGCCCGTGTGGATTGTCTCCCTCCTGGTATTCCTGACAGTGGGAATTCCCTTCTTTTTCCTGTTGTACCTCGGCTTGAAAATCCTGGTGAACAATCTGAAATCCATTGGGAACATCGCCAAGTTTTCCCTGTTGGGCCTCTGGCTGATCGCCGTTATCAGCCTGGCCGTACTGAGCGTAAAACAGGTAGCTGCACACGCCTACACGGAAAGCGTCACCACCACCGATACGCTTGCGCTGGCCTCACCGGCCACCGATACGCTCCGTATCCGGTTTCGCGGAGGCGATTTCGACAGGCATTCCGGCCCGGTTGTGGCAGGCATGCGCATCCGGTATGACGATGACGACCAGCCCCTGCTCTATTCGGACGACGTGTTGCTCGACATCCGCAAATCCGAGGATTCGGTGGCTACCCTGCGCCTGCGTCGGGATGCCGACGGCCGTTCTTATGAAGATGCGCGCCAACGGGCCGGGTCCATCCGGTACGATTACGCCCTGGCCGGTTCGGCCATTCACCTCGACAACTTTTTCACCACCGACGTGGATAACAAAGTCCGCAACCAGGAAATCCGCCTGACCCTTTTTGTGCCGGAAGGCACCCACCTGATCTTTGAACCTTCTGCCCGGAATTACCTGGGAAGACGCACCCAGAACGACCGCGGGATGTATTACCGGGATATCGTCCGCCACCAATGGGTTATGGGTCCTAACGGCATGTTGGTATGCCAGGATTGCCCGGAGGATACCGGCTCCGGACAATGGGAAGACGACAGTCGGGAAAACCGGATTATCATCGACGAGAACGGGGTGGACATTGACCTGAAGGACGAACAGGACAGTTTTAAGATGAAAATCGACGAGAACGGGGTGGAGATCAAAGCCCAGGAGGACGGGCTCTGA